The following proteins are encoded in a genomic region of Stutzerimonas balearica DSM 6083:
- a CDS encoding carbohydrate ABC transporter permease gives MTSVVGHKPFSPSRLMIHATLLLACAVYLVPLVVMLLTSFKTPADIRAGNLLSLPEAFTLAGWISAWDSVGGYFWNSVKIAVPAVVISTLLGALNGYVLSMWRFRGSQLFFGLLLFGCFLPFQVILLPASFTLGKLGLANTTAGLVLVHVVYGLAFTTLFFRNFYVSIPDALVRAARLDGAGFFTIFGRILLPMSVPTIMVCLIWQFTQIWNDFLFGVVFASGDSQPITVALNNLVNTSTGAKQYNVDMAAAMIAGLPTLVVYVLAGKYFLRGLTAGAVKG, from the coding sequence ATGACTAGTGTCGTCGGGCACAAGCCCTTCAGCCCCAGCCGCCTGATGATCCATGCAACCCTGCTGCTGGCCTGTGCGGTCTATCTGGTTCCGCTGGTGGTCATGCTGCTGACCAGCTTCAAGACCCCGGCCGACATCCGTGCTGGCAATCTGCTGTCGTTGCCGGAGGCCTTTACCCTGGCCGGCTGGATCAGCGCCTGGGACAGCGTCGGCGGCTATTTCTGGAACTCGGTGAAGATTGCCGTGCCGGCGGTGGTCATCTCTACGCTGTTGGGCGCGCTGAACGGCTACGTGTTGTCGATGTGGCGCTTCCGTGGCTCGCAGCTGTTCTTCGGCCTGCTGCTGTTCGGCTGCTTCCTGCCGTTCCAGGTGATCCTGCTGCCGGCGTCATTCACCCTCGGCAAGCTGGGCCTGGCCAACACCACCGCGGGGCTGGTGCTGGTTCACGTGGTCTATGGCCTGGCCTTCACCACGCTGTTCTTCCGCAACTTCTACGTGAGCATTCCCGATGCCCTGGTACGTGCCGCGCGGCTGGATGGCGCGGGGTTCTTCACCATCTTCGGGCGCATCCTGCTGCCGATGTCGGTGCCGACGATCATGGTCTGCCTGATCTGGCAGTTCACTCAGATCTGGAACGACTTCCTGTTCGGTGTGGTGTTCGCCAGCGGTGACAGCCAGCCGATCACGGTGGCGCTGAACAACCTGGTCAACACCAGCACCGGAGCCAAGCAATACAACGTCGATATGGCCGCCGCGATGATCGCCGGCCTCCCCACGCTGGTCGTCTATGTGCTGGCCGGCAAGTACTTCCTGCGCGGCCTAACGGCCGGCGCGGTCAAAGGTTGA
- a CDS encoding ABC transporter ATP-binding protein — protein sequence MASLELCNVNKRYAAGLPDTLKHIDLKIDSGEFLILVGPSGCGKSTLMNCIAGLEDISGGEILVEGQDISGMSPKDRDIAMVFQSYALYPTMNVRDNIAFGLKMRKVPQERIDEEVARVAKLLQIEHLLMRKPSQLSGGQQQRVAMGRALARRPKIYLFDEPLSNLDAKLRVEMRTEIKLMHQRLKTTTVYVTHDQIEAMTLGDKVAVMKDGIVQQFGTPQQIYNDPANLFVASFIGSPPMNFIPLRLQCQGGQWLAMLESAAGASAKTACELPLMVADAAELDGREVILGVRPEQILVGQGDATLPAVRAEVEVIEPTGPDTLAFVTLNETKVCCRMAPDAAPQVGQCLTLQFDPAKVLLFDAHSGERLGAQAAGRPHNVALFKSR from the coding sequence ATGGCATCCCTCGAATTGTGCAACGTCAACAAGCGCTACGCCGCCGGTCTGCCGGACACGCTCAAACACATCGACCTGAAGATCGACTCCGGCGAGTTCCTGATCCTGGTCGGGCCGTCCGGCTGCGGCAAATCCACACTGATGAACTGCATTGCCGGGCTGGAAGACATCAGCGGTGGCGAGATTCTCGTCGAAGGGCAGGACATCAGCGGCATGAGCCCGAAGGATCGGGACATCGCCATGGTGTTCCAGTCCTACGCGCTGTACCCGACGATGAACGTGCGCGACAACATCGCCTTCGGCCTGAAGATGCGCAAGGTGCCGCAGGAGCGGATCGATGAGGAGGTGGCGCGGGTCGCCAAGCTGCTGCAGATCGAACACCTGCTCATGCGCAAGCCCTCGCAGCTCTCCGGTGGCCAGCAGCAACGGGTGGCGATGGGCCGGGCGCTGGCGCGGCGGCCGAAGATCTACCTGTTCGACGAGCCGCTGTCGAACCTCGATGCCAAGTTGCGCGTGGAGATGCGCACCGAAATCAAGCTCATGCACCAGCGGCTGAAGACCACCACGGTTTACGTGACCCACGATCAGATCGAGGCGATGACCCTCGGTGACAAGGTGGCGGTGATGAAGGACGGCATCGTCCAGCAGTTCGGTACACCGCAGCAGATCTACAACGACCCGGCCAACCTGTTCGTTGCCAGCTTCATCGGTTCGCCGCCGATGAACTTCATCCCGCTGCGTCTGCAGTGCCAGGGCGGCCAATGGCTGGCGATGCTCGAGAGTGCCGCCGGGGCTTCGGCCAAGACGGCGTGCGAACTGCCGCTTATGGTGGCCGACGCGGCCGAACTCGATGGCCGCGAGGTGATCCTGGGCGTGCGCCCCGAACAGATTCTGGTCGGCCAGGGTGATGCGACGCTGCCAGCCGTACGTGCCGAGGTCGAGGTGATCGAGCCGACCGGGCCCGACACGCTGGCCTTCGTCACGCTCAATGAAACCAAGGTCTGCTGCCGCATGGCGCCGGACGCGGCGCCGCAGGTCGGCCAGTGCCTGACGCTGCAGTTCGATCCGGCCAAGGTGCTGCTGTTCGATGCGCACAGTGGCGAACGGTTGGGTGCACAGGCGGCAGGCCGCCCGCACAATGTGGCGCTGTTCAAGAGCCGTTGA
- a CDS encoding maltoporin → MKTTTTVGLALSLGALALPGTTLALDFTGYLRSGVGGSTEGGTQSCFQLPGAQTKYRLGNECEQYAELDLRQDLFTFADGSVLSLEGMAALYNGYGHTPEFTGDHGWARMVQAYAEWSKVPALNNGSLWAGRRFYKRNDIHISDFYYWNQSATGAGIEDFEYGGLKYSYAFSRKDNVFQKNYVNRHDFNVGGFDSNPGGELEFGVSYIDKPDRTDAHSGWAVTVQHKQDGFLGGGNTFAVQYGRGPGTGLGYTGDVTLDNSAKSWRVVEYFDWQTTSRFGGQFQVVYQKDTRDDGADQDWLSIGVRPSYAISEQFKLVTELGHDQVDASDGTRKLTKFTIAPTWSPTGPGFWARPEIRLYYTYASWNKAAQVAASQMDPGSTLSDSGTFGSARHGSNFGVQVEHWW, encoded by the coding sequence ATGAAAACAACAACAACGGTTGGTTTGGCGCTGTCGCTCGGCGCGCTGGCGCTGCCGGGAACCACCCTGGCGCTCGACTTCACCGGCTACCTGCGTAGCGGGGTGGGCGGCTCCACCGAGGGCGGAACCCAGTCCTGCTTCCAGCTACCCGGTGCGCAGACCAAGTACCGCCTGGGTAACGAATGCGAACAGTACGCCGAATTGGACCTGCGACAGGACCTGTTCACCTTTGCCGACGGTTCGGTGCTGAGCCTGGAGGGCATGGCCGCGCTGTACAACGGGTACGGTCATACGCCGGAATTCACCGGCGACCATGGCTGGGCGCGAATGGTCCAGGCCTATGCCGAGTGGAGCAAGGTGCCGGCGCTGAACAATGGTTCGCTGTGGGCCGGGCGGCGGTTCTACAAGCGTAACGACATCCACATCTCCGACTTCTACTACTGGAACCAGAGCGCTACCGGCGCCGGTATCGAGGACTTCGAATATGGCGGCCTGAAGTACAGCTACGCGTTCTCGCGCAAGGACAACGTGTTCCAGAAGAATTACGTCAACCGGCACGACTTCAACGTCGGCGGCTTCGACAGCAATCCCGGCGGGGAGCTGGAGTTCGGCGTCAGTTACATCGACAAGCCCGATCGCACCGACGCGCATAGCGGCTGGGCCGTCACCGTGCAGCACAAGCAGGACGGTTTTCTCGGCGGTGGCAACACCTTCGCCGTGCAATACGGCCGCGGGCCGGGGACGGGCCTCGGCTATACCGGCGATGTCACCCTGGACAACAGCGCCAAGAGCTGGCGTGTCGTCGAATATTTCGACTGGCAGACCACGTCCCGTTTCGGCGGCCAGTTCCAGGTGGTCTACCAGAAGGACACGCGTGACGATGGCGCCGACCAGGACTGGCTGTCGATCGGCGTGCGCCCTTCGTATGCGATCAGCGAGCAGTTCAAGCTGGTCACCGAGCTGGGGCACGATCAGGTCGATGCGAGCGACGGCACACGCAAGCTGACCAAGTTCACCATCGCACCGACCTGGTCGCCGACCGGCCCGGGGTTCTGGGCGCGCCCGGAAATCCGGCTCTATTACACCTATGCGAGCTGGAACAAGGCCGCGCAGGTTGCTGCCAGCCAGATGGACCCGGGCTCGACCCTGTCCGACAGCGGTACCTTTGGCAGTGCACGGCACGGCTCCAACTTCGGCGTGCAGGTCGAACACTGGTGGTAG
- the zwf gene encoding glucose-6-phosphate dehydrogenase, translating to MPAITVDPCTFALFGALGDLALRKLFPALYQLDRAGLLHADTRILALARDPGDEGGHLAFIDEHLRRHVPAREIDEEVLQRFRARLSFLRMDFRDAQSYVALAERVGAGPTLIAYFATPASVYGMICQHLAAVGLAEHARVVLEKPIGHDLASSRVVNEAVAQYFPESRVYRIDHYLGKETVQNLIALRFANSLFETQWNQHHISHVEITVAETVGIEGRWGYFDQAGQLRDMVQNHLLQLLCLIAMDPPSNLTADSIRDEKVKVLKALAPITPELLGQRVVRGQYAAGIAGGRAVPGYLEEENSNAQSSTETFVALRADICNWRWSGVPFYLRTGKRMAQKLSQIVIHFKEPPFYIFAPEQRSLISNRLIIRLQPDEGISLQVMTKEQGLDKGMHLRSGPLQLNFSETYKSARIPDAYERLLLEVMQGNQNLFVRRDEVEYAWQWCDQLIDGWTRLGDSLKLYPAGSWGPVASIALITRDGRSWYGDL from the coding sequence ATGCCTGCGATAACTGTCGATCCCTGTACCTTTGCCCTGTTCGGTGCGCTTGGCGACCTGGCGCTACGCAAGCTGTTCCCGGCGCTCTATCAACTTGACCGGGCTGGCTTGCTGCATGCCGATACGCGCATCCTGGCCCTGGCGCGCGACCCGGGCGATGAAGGCGGCCATCTGGCCTTCATTGACGAACATCTGCGGCGCCATGTACCTGCCAGGGAAATAGACGAAGAGGTGCTGCAGCGCTTTCGTGCGCGGTTGAGCTTTCTGCGGATGGACTTCCGCGATGCCCAGAGCTACGTGGCGTTGGCCGAGCGTGTCGGCGCCGGCCCAACGCTCATCGCCTATTTCGCTACCCCGGCCTCGGTGTACGGGATGATCTGCCAGCATCTCGCAGCGGTCGGTCTGGCCGAGCATGCCCGGGTGGTGCTGGAGAAGCCCATCGGCCACGACCTGGCGTCGTCGCGTGTCGTCAATGAAGCGGTGGCGCAGTATTTTCCCGAGAGCCGCGTCTATCGGATCGACCATTACCTGGGCAAGGAAACGGTGCAGAACCTGATTGCTCTGCGCTTTGCCAACAGTCTTTTCGAGACGCAGTGGAATCAGCACCACATTTCCCATGTCGAGATCACCGTCGCCGAGACCGTTGGCATCGAGGGGCGTTGGGGCTATTTCGACCAGGCTGGCCAGTTGCGCGACATGGTGCAGAACCACCTGTTGCAGCTGCTCTGCCTGATCGCCATGGACCCGCCGAGCAACCTTACCGCCGACAGCATCCGCGACGAGAAGGTCAAGGTCCTCAAGGCACTCGCGCCGATTACTCCCGAGCTGCTCGGGCAACGCGTCGTTCGCGGCCAGTACGCTGCCGGCATCGCCGGGGGCAGGGCGGTGCCCGGCTACCTCGAAGAGGAAAACTCGAACGCCCAGAGCAGCACCGAGACCTTTGTCGCGCTGCGTGCGGACATCTGCAACTGGCGCTGGTCCGGCGTCCCGTTCTACCTGCGCACCGGCAAGCGCATGGCGCAGAAGCTGTCGCAGATCGTCATCCATTTCAAGGAGCCGCCGTTCTACATCTTCGCGCCCGAGCAGCGCTCGCTCATCAGCAATCGTCTGATCATCCGCCTGCAGCCGGACGAAGGCATCTCGCTGCAGGTGATGACCAAGGAGCAGGGGCTGGACAAGGGCATGCACCTGCGCAGTGGCCCGCTGCAACTGAACTTTTCCGAGACGTACAAGAGCGCGCGCATCCCTGACGCCTACGAGCGCCTGTTGCTCGAAGTGATGCAGGGCAACCAGAACCTGTTCGTGCGGCGGGACGAAGTCGAGTACGCCTGGCAATGGTGCGATCAGCTGATCGACGGCTGGACCCGTCTGGGCGACAGTCTCAAGCTCTATCCGGCCGGCTCCTGGGGGCCGGTCGCTTCGATTGCCCTGATTACTCGTGACGGGAGGTCCTGGTATGGCGATCTCTGA
- the pgl gene encoding 6-phosphogluconolactonase: MAISELDLPTGVVAHSLADAKRMAEVMADGVAKVLDYAVHTHGIASLAVSGGRSPIPFFEALSRRELDWSRVQVTLADERWVPPSDEASNEALVRRYLLQGPAAQAQFLGLYSPADTLAEAARHAAEVLTGLAQPIDVLVLGMGEDGHTASLFPGSDNLAHALRDDCPEPCVPMRAPSAPHERLSLSYPILASARTQYLAIQGLAKLDTLRDALSADALQMPIRAFIHSPLEIYWCP, encoded by the coding sequence ATGGCGATCTCTGAACTCGATCTACCCACCGGTGTGGTGGCGCACAGCCTGGCCGACGCGAAACGAATGGCCGAGGTGATGGCCGATGGCGTGGCCAAGGTGCTCGACTATGCGGTGCACACCCATGGGATTGCGAGCCTGGCGGTTTCCGGCGGCCGCAGCCCGATTCCATTCTTCGAGGCGCTGTCGCGCCGCGAGCTCGACTGGAGTCGCGTGCAGGTCACCCTCGCGGACGAGCGCTGGGTGCCACCGAGCGACGAGGCCAGCAACGAAGCGCTGGTGCGCCGCTATCTGCTGCAGGGGCCGGCTGCACAGGCGCAATTCCTAGGGCTTTACAGCCCGGCCGATACGCTCGCTGAAGCGGCCCGCCACGCGGCTGAAGTGCTCACCGGCCTGGCCCAGCCCATCGACGTGCTGGTGCTGGGCATGGGTGAAGACGGTCATACCGCCTCGCTGTTTCCCGGCAGTGACAACCTGGCGCACGCCCTGCGCGATGATTGCCCCGAGCCCTGTGTACCGATGCGCGCGCCCAGCGCGCCGCATGAGCGGCTGAGCCTGTCGTACCCCATCCTGGCCAGCGCGCGGACGCAGTACCTGGCCATCCAGGGGCTGGCCAAGCTGGACACCCTGCGTGATGCACTCTCGGCCGATGCCTTGCAGATGCCGATCCGTGCGTTCATCCATTCCCCCCTGGAAATCTACTGGTGCCCTTGA
- a CDS encoding bifunctional 4-hydroxy-2-oxoglutarate aldolase/2-dehydro-3-deoxy-phosphogluconate aldolase has product MSMEQKNALIEAICSRARILPVITIGSEEQILPLADALASGGLTALEITLRSAHGLTAIRRLREQRPDLVVGAGTVLDRRMMDEVEAAGAQFVVSPGASRELLEAGVQCSVPLLPGVATASEIMEGYSLGYRRFKLFPAEICGGMAALKAFAGPFPDARFCPTGGVNAGNAAQYLGLPNVMCVGGTWMIEAAALNAGDWAAIRQASAQALAALA; this is encoded by the coding sequence ATGTCGATGGAGCAGAAGAACGCCCTGATCGAAGCGATCTGCAGCCGGGCGCGCATTCTCCCGGTGATCACCATCGGCAGCGAAGAGCAGATCCTGCCGCTGGCCGACGCACTCGCCAGCGGTGGCCTGACGGCGCTGGAGATCACTTTGCGTTCGGCGCATGGCCTGACCGCGATCCGCCGTCTGCGCGAGCAGCGCCCGGATCTGGTCGTCGGTGCAGGCACCGTGCTCGACCGGCGCATGATGGACGAGGTCGAGGCGGCAGGGGCCCAGTTCGTCGTCTCTCCCGGCGCCAGCCGTGAGCTGCTCGAGGCGGGCGTGCAGTGTTCGGTGCCGTTGCTGCCGGGCGTGGCTACCGCTAGCGAGATCATGGAGGGTTACAGCCTGGGGTACCGGCGTTTCAAACTCTTCCCTGCAGAGATCTGTGGCGGCATGGCGGCGCTCAAGGCATTTGCCGGACCTTTTCCCGATGCGCGGTTCTGCCCGACCGGCGGGGTGAATGCCGGCAACGCGGCGCAGTACCTGGGGCTGCCCAACGTCATGTGCGTCGGCGGGACCTGGATGATCGAGGCCGCCGCGCTCAACGCCGGTGATTGGGCCGCGATCCGCCAGGCCAGCGCACAGGCCCTCGCGGCCCTGGCATGA
- the rluB gene encoding 23S rRNA pseudouridine(2605) synthase RluB — MTEHEDSVAHVAHGEKLQKVLARLGLASRRDAETWISEGRVKVNGSVASLGQRVESQDAIAIDGRLIKREEPGQIVRRVLIYNKPEGEICTRNDPEGRPTIFDRLPRLKEGRWINVGRLDINTTGLLLFTTDGELANRLMHPSYEMDREYAVRVRGEVTEEMLERLKTGVMLEDGPARFTDIQEAPGGEGLNHWYHCVVMEGRNREVRRLWESQGVVVSRLKRVRFGPVFMTSDLPMGRWREMGQGEVNILSEEVGLKPVALPELKTRTKEKIERMQRKAAKPVRNDRRPRVLRPADEADVRSESPRAPRDTGARKPRPAGSRGTPLAERPSDNRRPGKPGSDAGRGSAADKPRKGGGGAGRRRREP; from the coding sequence ATGACCGAACACGAAGACTCCGTTGCCCATGTGGCGCACGGCGAAAAACTGCAGAAAGTGCTGGCCCGCCTTGGGCTCGCCTCTCGCCGCGACGCGGAAACCTGGATCAGCGAAGGCCGGGTCAAGGTGAACGGCTCGGTGGCCAGCCTTGGCCAACGTGTCGAGTCGCAGGACGCCATCGCCATCGACGGCCGCCTGATCAAGCGCGAGGAACCCGGGCAGATCGTCCGTCGCGTGCTGATTTACAACAAGCCCGAAGGCGAGATCTGTACCCGCAACGATCCCGAGGGCCGGCCTACCATCTTCGACCGCCTGCCGCGCCTTAAAGAAGGACGCTGGATCAATGTCGGCCGACTGGACATCAACACCACCGGCCTGCTGCTGTTCACCACGGACGGCGAGCTGGCCAATCGGCTGATGCACCCGTCCTATGAGATGGACCGCGAGTACGCCGTGCGCGTCCGTGGCGAGGTCACCGAGGAAATGCTTGAGCGCCTCAAGACCGGCGTGATGCTCGAGGACGGCCCGGCGCGCTTTACGGACATCCAGGAGGCGCCAGGCGGCGAGGGGCTCAATCATTGGTACCACTGCGTGGTGATGGAAGGACGCAACCGCGAAGTCCGGCGCTTGTGGGAGTCCCAGGGGGTTGTGGTGAGCCGGCTCAAGCGCGTGCGTTTCGGCCCGGTGTTCATGACGTCGGACCTGCCGATGGGGCGCTGGCGCGAGATGGGCCAGGGCGAGGTGAATATCCTCAGCGAGGAAGTCGGCCTCAAGCCGGTGGCCTTGCCGGAGTTGAAGACCCGCACCAAGGAAAAGATCGAGCGTATGCAGCGCAAGGCCGCCAAGCCGGTTCGCAACGATCGACGCCCGCGTGTGCTGCGTCCGGCCGACGAAGCCGATGTGCGCTCCGAGTCGCCGCGTGCGCCTCGCGACACGGGGGCACGCAAGCCGCGCCCTGCCGGAAGCCGCGGGACGCCACTGGCAGAGCGCCCGAGCGATAATCGTCGCCCCGGCAAGCCTGGCTCCGATGCCGGCCGTGGATCGGCGGCCGACAAGCCGCGCAAAGGTGGCGGAGGCGCTGGTCGTCGGCGTCGTGAACCCTAA
- a CDS encoding GGDEF domain-containing protein — protein sequence MLPAMQNDSTIEHLASRDSQRSPAGPVRLGVPVTLSDLRRTLGQRLQTSLEIDRLLGFFYEEVPALMALDGLFYRHPESDLRLEYGRPGPHSASYRLSQDAADLGEITLYRAQVFCEQELAQLESLMGVLVFPLRNALLYRAALMASLKDSLTGAGNRVALDQSLAREVELARRHQQPLSVVMLDMDHFKQLNDRHGHAAGDAALRLVAAELRDQLRNVDMVFRYGGEEFVLLLSNTDGACAAIAAERVRAAIERLPFEYDRQPIPLSISLGCATYRHGETPHELLRRADELLYLAKRNGRNRLQTCFDQE from the coding sequence ATGCTGCCTGCCATGCAGAACGATTCCACCATCGAGCACCTCGCCAGCCGCGACTCACAGCGGTCGCCGGCTGGTCCCGTACGGCTGGGCGTACCGGTGACGCTGAGCGATCTGCGACGCACCTTGGGGCAGCGTCTGCAGACGAGCCTGGAGATCGATCGGCTGCTGGGCTTCTTCTATGAAGAGGTACCTGCGCTCATGGCGCTGGATGGTCTGTTCTACCGCCACCCGGAAAGCGACCTGCGCCTCGAATATGGCCGGCCGGGCCCGCATAGCGCCAGCTATCGCCTGAGCCAGGACGCCGCCGACCTCGGAGAGATCACGCTCTACCGCGCGCAAGTGTTCTGCGAGCAAGAGCTGGCGCAGCTGGAGAGCCTGATGGGCGTGCTGGTCTTCCCCCTGCGCAACGCTCTGCTCTACCGTGCGGCGCTGATGGCCTCGCTGAAGGACTCACTGACCGGCGCCGGCAACCGGGTGGCCCTCGATCAGAGCCTCGCACGCGAAGTGGAACTGGCCCGACGGCACCAGCAACCGCTGTCGGTGGTGATGCTCGACATGGACCATTTCAAGCAGCTCAACGACCGCCACGGGCACGCTGCGGGCGATGCCGCACTACGGCTGGTGGCCGCCGAGCTTCGCGATCAGCTACGTAACGTCGACATGGTGTTCCGCTACGGCGGCGAAGAGTTCGTCCTGCTGCTTTCCAACACGGACGGAGCCTGTGCTGCAATTGCCGCTGAGCGTGTGCGAGCAGCCATCGAGCGGCTACCGTTCGAATACGACCGGCAACCGATTCCGCTGAGCATCAGTCTTGGCTGTGCCACCTATCGGCATGGCGAAACACCTCACGAGTTGCTGAGGCGCGCGGATGAACTGCTCTATCTCGCCAAACGCAACGGCCGGAATCGGTTGCAAACCTGCTTCGACCAGGAATGA
- a CDS encoding YciK family oxidoreductase — MFDYTARPDLLAGRIILVTGAGRGIGEAAAKAYAAHGATVLLLGKTEENLNRVYDEIEAAGHPQPAVIPFNLETALPHQYDELAAMIEREFGRLDGLLHNASIVGPRTPVEQLSGENFMRVMQVNVNAMFMLTSTLLPLLKLSTDASILFTSSSVGRKGRAYWGAYAVSKFATEGLMQVVADELDGTAPVRANSVNPGATRTDMRAKAYPAENPLNNPLPSEIMPVYLYLMGPDSVGVNGQAFDAQG; from the coding sequence ATGTTCGATTACACCGCGCGCCCAGACCTGCTCGCCGGGCGCATCATTCTGGTAACCGGCGCAGGTCGCGGTATCGGTGAAGCCGCCGCCAAAGCCTATGCCGCGCACGGCGCCACCGTCCTGCTGCTTGGCAAGACCGAAGAAAACCTCAATCGCGTATACGATGAAATCGAAGCGGCCGGGCACCCGCAGCCTGCGGTCATCCCGTTCAACCTGGAAACCGCACTGCCCCATCAGTACGACGAGCTGGCGGCCATGATCGAGCGTGAGTTCGGACGGCTCGACGGCTTGCTGCACAACGCTTCGATCGTCGGCCCGCGCACCCCGGTCGAGCAGCTTTCCGGGGAAAACTTCATGCGTGTCATGCAGGTAAACGTCAACGCCATGTTCATGCTTACCAGCACCCTGCTGCCGCTGCTGAAGCTCTCGACAGACGCATCGATCCTGTTCACGTCCAGCAGTGTAGGGCGCAAGGGGCGTGCCTACTGGGGCGCGTACGCGGTATCCAAGTTCGCCACCGAGGGGCTCATGCAAGTCGTCGCGGACGAACTGGATGGCACCGCCCCGGTCAGGGCCAACAGTGTCAACCCGGGCGCGACCAGGACCGACATGCGCGCCAAGGCCTACCCGGCCGAGAATCCGCTGAACAACCCCCTGCCAAGCGAAATCATGCCGGTGTACCTGTATCTCATGGGCCCGGACAGCGTCGGAGTCAACGGGCAAGCGTTCGATGCTCAGGGCTGA
- the mupP gene encoding N-acetylmuramic acid 6-phosphate phosphatase MupP, whose translation MRLRAVLFDMDGTLLDTAPDFIAVIQAMRHARGLPPVAEARVRDVVSGGARAMVLNAFDVAPDSAEFEALRLEFLDRYQEHCAVYSRLYDGMEQLLVDIEKAGLIWGVVTNKPVRFAEPIMQRLGLAERSSVLVCPDHVTRSKPDPEPMLLACDKLSLEPASVLFVGDDLRDIESGRAAGSRTAAVRYGYIHPGDDPSHWGADVVVSHPQELRSVLDHALCRC comes from the coding sequence ATGCGCCTGCGCGCCGTACTGTTCGACATGGACGGGACCCTGCTCGACACGGCTCCCGATTTCATCGCCGTGATCCAGGCCATGCGCCACGCTCGCGGGCTGCCTCCGGTAGCCGAAGCGCGAGTGCGCGACGTTGTCTCCGGCGGCGCTCGAGCAATGGTGCTGAACGCCTTCGACGTCGCCCCGGATTCAGCCGAATTCGAAGCCCTGCGGCTGGAGTTTCTCGACCGTTATCAGGAGCATTGCGCCGTTTACAGCCGGCTCTACGATGGCATGGAGCAATTGCTCGTCGACATCGAAAAGGCGGGATTGATCTGGGGAGTCGTGACAAACAAGCCCGTGCGCTTCGCCGAGCCCATCATGCAAAGGCTCGGCCTCGCCGAGCGTTCCTCGGTTCTCGTCTGCCCCGACCATGTAACGCGAAGCAAGCCCGACCCCGAGCCGATGCTGCTCGCCTGCGACAAGCTGAGCCTGGAGCCAGCAAGCGTGCTCTTCGTGGGTGATGACCTGCGCGACATCGAATCCGGCCGGGCTGCAGGCAGCAGGACTGCCGCGGTCCGTTACGGCTATATCCACCCGGGCGACGACCCCAGTCACTGGGGAGCGGATGTCGTCGTATCCCATCCGCAGGAGCTGCGCAGCGTGCTGGACCATGCCCTTTGCCGCTGCTGA
- the ubiG gene encoding bifunctional 2-polyprenyl-6-hydroxyphenol methylase/3-demethylubiquinol 3-O-methyltransferase UbiG — MSNVDHAEIAKFEALAHRWWDRESEFKPLHEINPLRVNWIDERATLAGKKVLDVGCGGGILSESMARRGAQVTGIDMGEAPLSVARLHQLESELDIDYRQITAEALAAEQPGQYDVVTCLEMLEHVPDPASVIRACHALVKPGGQVFFSTISRNPKAYALAIVGAEYLLQLLPRGTHDYRKFIRPSELGAWCRETGLAMNDIVGLTYNPLTKQYKLTDDADVNYMVQTTREA; from the coding sequence ATGAGCAACGTCGATCATGCTGAAATCGCAAAATTCGAGGCCCTCGCTCACCGCTGGTGGGACAGGGAAAGCGAGTTCAAACCGTTGCACGAAATCAATCCGTTACGCGTCAACTGGATCGATGAGCGAGCCACACTTGCCGGCAAGAAGGTTCTCGATGTTGGTTGTGGCGGCGGAATACTCAGCGAATCCATGGCGCGCCGAGGCGCTCAGGTCACCGGCATCGACATGGGCGAGGCCCCTCTTTCGGTGGCGCGCCTGCATCAGCTCGAGTCCGAACTGGACATCGATTACCGACAGATCACTGCTGAAGCATTGGCGGCTGAACAGCCAGGTCAGTACGACGTCGTAACCTGTCTCGAAATGCTCGAGCATGTTCCCGATCCGGCATCCGTCATTCGCGCCTGTCACGCACTGGTCAAACCCGGCGGACAGGTGTTCTTCTCGACCATCAGCCGCAACCCCAAGGCCTATGCGCTGGCTATAGTGGGCGCCGAGTACCTATTGCAGCTGCTGCCGCGCGGCACCCATGACTACCGCAAATTCATCCGGCCGTCCGAGCTTGGCGCCTGGTGTCGTGAGACCGGGCTGGCAATGAACGACATTGTCGGACTTACCTACAACCCGCTCACCAAGCAGTACAAGCTCACCGACGACGCCGACGTGAACTACATGGTCCAGACCACCCGGGAGGCATGA